The genome window TCGTCCAGAACTAGAAGACATCCGCAAAGCTCTCAAGGTTTGTTCGTTTCCCATGTATCTTGCAAAGGATTTCAATTAGCTATCAAGTTTAACAATGAGACTATtgttatataatttatgttagttCTGTTAGTTGCATATAGGCTTcatgtttctttcatttcaaatcCATTGACTTGCATTGAACTTTCAGATCTTTGAATGATTGAAATGCCTTTCAAAAGTAACAATGGTTATCAATTTCTTTAAGCCTGTGACATATAGCAGAGAACTTCGCTCATTTTCTGCTCTTTATATGCATGTTGATTTGCAGGCTGTTGATCTAAGAAGTTCTGAAGACTTCTGCTCACCTGGTGTGAAGGTAAGTAGATAGGCCTTTTAGAAACAGAGACACTAGATTCAGGTTTCTGAAGTTTTCAGCGTTCATAACTAAGACCACAACTGCTGTTCCTTTTATCACAGACTTGCAATGGATTAAATCAAGTTGCAGTGCCTGAGTTATCAGAGATTGTGAAATCTGTTTGCAAGACATATGGATTACCCTTAGCTCTAACATGGGCTCTATGTAGCCGGCAAGGTAAAGGTGGACGCCAGCAGTTTGCTGAGAAGTCTGGCGCTTGTATATCCACCGTGGATTCTGCTTGCTTTTTGGCCGATAGAGATTTTTCAGGTTTTCACATGGCAAGTTTTGAGCAATACATTTTCCTAGGCCAAGGGATTGTGGGGAGGGCATTcacaacacaaaaacaatgtttcGCGAATGATATAACTTCCTTCAGCAAGAAAGATTATCCTCTGGCTCACCATGCCAAGATATTTGGTCTTCATGCTGCCATAGCGATTCCCATGCGAAGCATTGCTACCGGATTAGTTGAATTTGTGTTGGAGTTATTCTTGCCAATAGATTGCAAAGACACCGAAGAACAAAAGAAGATGTGGGATTTATTGCCTATTGCCATACAGCAGGTTTGCTGGAGTTTACAGGTTGTCATGGACACGGGGCTTGGTAATGGAGAAAATCAGAGTTTTGAATCATCACCTTCGAAACAACCTCCATTGGATGAATCATCTTGGATTTCCCGTATGGTGGAGGCCCAAAAGAAGAGTAAAAGTTTCTGTGTCACATGGGGCTATCCAAAAGAGCCTAAAGAAGAGTTCAAGATGATAACTCATTGGGATGAATCTGCGGTGGAATTAGACCATAAGCAAGTAATTTCGGAGTTGGGTCAACTTCAGCAAAATTCTAGAACCAATAGCAATACCGAGGGTGACGGAGTTTCTTCTGCTTTTGGCAGACATCTCTCATTTGGCAGCAGAAAAACAGGTAAGAAGAGACGGACCAAGACAGATATCCAGACAATCAGCTTGGAAGTTCTTCGACAATACTTTGCAGGGAGCCTCAAAGACGCTGCTCAAAGCCTCAGCGGTATGCAAATATCCTATCACAGATGAAATCACATGTTCATATATAAAGTAATGAGTAGCATTTCAATTTTAGATCTGAGGCATCCTTTATTAAAGAATTATCATTACGCAGACAAACATTTGCTGGAGACCAACTTGATATAATCCTCCAGAAACCTTTATTATCATTTTCGTTTGTAAAGCTAGGTTGTTGTCTTCAATAATCCTTTATCAGAGGACTGTCATTTGTTAGCTAATCAATGGTGTAATCACACAAACTTGTTCTAATTGCAGTTTGCCCTACTACTCTCAAAAGAATATGCAGACAACACGGTATCACGCGATGGCCTTCTCGAAAGATCAAGAAGGTTGACCATTCCTTGCGAAAACTCCAGCAGGTGATTGACACAGTCCAAGGTGCTAAGGGTGCCATTCAGATTGAATCTTTCTACTCAGCCTTCCCAGAACTGAGCTCTACAAAACTTTCAAGTCATGCTCCTTCTTCATCATTCAGGAGGAGTGACAGTTCAAAGCACTTTGATTCTCCACCTGATGATACTATCTTTTCTGGCACTACCTCAAAATCCCATTCCTCTCCGTGTAGTAGGAGCTCTTGTTCAAGTAACTGTTGTTCTGCTCGAGCACAACAGCATGCCGCCACCGTTATAACTGGCTCAAGCAATGGAAATGGCGGTTTACCAGCAGAAACCTCGAATGGGGTTTTAAAGAGGACTAGCAGTAGTGAATTAGCAGAATTTTATTCCTTGAATAACGAAGTAGAACCAGACTTTCTCTCAAGATCATATATCCACAAAACAAGGACAATCAATGAGCAGATTCATCAAAGTCTGCTAGAAACTCCACCACAGTTTGGCCAGAATAGACGAGGAGGAGATGTCTTCAGAGTTAAAGCCATTTTTGGAGTAGAAAAGGTTAGGTTATTCTTGCAACCAAACTGGGGTTTAAGGGAATTGCAACAAGAGATTGGCAAACGTTTCAAGATAGATGATTTCACTGGCATTGGCCTCAAGTATATGGATGATGATGGGGAATGGATTCGTTTGACCCGTGATGATGATCTCGAGGAGTGCAAAGAGACACACAAATTCTGTCAAAGCAACACAATCAAGCTATCCCTTTACAAATATTCTACTGCATTTGGTTGCCGAGGTTCATGTTAAGGCTTCCATTGATCGTGTCATTAGTCTCTAGGACATAGATGTCTGGTTTCGAGCCACGACCTAGTTTTTGGTactatttcttgtttttaactatttcttatttctaatttaaaaaaattggttataAACAAAAGTATGTGAAGGAAAAAACTGTACAGagacattatttaattttaaaaatataaaaatatattaactaaaattaataatttaacttatttaatcATCATTGTGAAATGATAACATGTTAGTTGTGACAATGATTGcaacaatataataattataattatgacatttataataataatattagttataataataccaaattaataatgattgttattctatttataaataataataataataataattgatgataatatattagaggtgattaaaaaaataataatagtgataattgaaattatgatggttataatattgataatatcttgcatataaaacataaaaaataaaaaataaatttgagaaattattaCGTGAGTCATCATGATCACCATTAACCCCCATTCATATGGTATGGCAGTACTGGAtcgcaaataaaataaataaaaatttgagaaaactAATAGCCCATTCAAATTCCTTGCGTGGCAAGCACCATTCAAACTCCTTGTCTTTCGTTTCGTTTAAGGTACAATTATTTCGACAagccataaatttgattttgacttCAAAACTTTGTGGTGTCGTCTCCATCTTCTTTCTATAGATGCACGTGAAAGGGAAAGGGGGACACCGCACAAAGAAAGGACCGATATTAATCATTTAATTCTTGAAACATTTTTTAGAGTGCGGTAAGATAtgttattagattttttaaaaaaagtatttttgcttttaaaaatcatatatttttttttatgattttaatatactaatatcaaaaataaaaaatttaaaaaaaaattaaaacattttcaagcgaaaaatatttttaaaaaatattatataccataatattaaacacacataaaaagattaataaaattattataaaacccCTACTAACTTGGTGGATCAATCCAAAACTCTGACAATACAGGATATAAACTAGTCTATTGACTTAAGTGATTCggtttaaaatttagaatttaggTTAACTCGCAGATCTAATAAAACCAAgtaaaaacccttttttttcaaaaacaataaatattaggatttttaaaaaatattaaataatcaaatcaaccTAAAACAACCTTCACATCCCATTACCCAATTCAGCCATGTAGAGTTTAATAACCATGGTTAATAAGGACATGGCTTATGTTGTATCTGGAAGaatagtttaataattattttaatatatttttaaataaaaaatactttaaaaagtaatcactgctataatatgaaaaaaaacttttaatttggtaaATATTGCTTTGTATGTGGTTTtggtaaaaataattgttaaaattgTTGAACACTGagaaaattaaactttgatcaaaaccaataaaagaaatcatcttatagcaaaatttgttttttatgttattttcaagCACTTCTCATTTTAGTAAGTAAAAAGAAGCTCATTTTAGTACATTGTCTTTTTATACtgaaatcttatttatttagtttcagAATACTTATCAAGATTTAATGGCATTTTAGGTGGAATCAAAACAAAAGCATGATAAAATAGCTTTTtcttgtcaaagaaccaatttaaCCCAAAatcttaagttgttaggtaaaGTTTCAAGATATgttttattattctctaacacaacccctcaagtgaaagcctttcGGGCTTAAACTTGCATAAACCCATATTATTTtgtacttgatttttatcaaataaataggggtggtgagattcgaactcgtgatcacttggtcatcaagactctgataccatgtcaaagaaccaatttaacccaaaagcttaagttgttagatgaggttccaagatatgatttattattttctaacattttttttttatcaaatatcttgatattgTGATGAGAATACAATAACCTTCCACCAaggatttaaatttaatgtCGAGATGTAAACATCATAATAACTTTAAGATtaaagttatttgtttttatgttacaatcaatttttaaaaattatttttaaaaagcactgCAATACTCGCCGCGCtctctctccattttttttgttttatatacaaAACTATTGCGCACCTTATCATCTATAATTAAGTACACAAtataacattatatatattggTAGAGAAATCTAACtatataaaacatttttgactttataaaaactcttttatagttaaataatgtaatacataatcatttttttttaactagaagaCATAATTAGATCGATATAAagaatatgttttgaaaatcattCGAGAAAAGTATTTATCCTCAGATTATCAGGCAAGCTCATAATTCAAGGATATCTcttataattgaaaacaaaaaactagacTGATTCCTAACATCAAGATCTTTCCCGGTTGGAGATGTGGACAGCAACCATGCATGTTTGTGTGACTGAGCATTTTCTGTCGTTCTAACATCAAGATCGTTCAAGATCTTGTTCTCATCTCTTGGCTGGTGAAAGACCTTGTTTTCAAACGAGTGATTAAGATAGAATTTAAATAGTCATACCTACCAATCTTTATGCTGTTGGATAATGGTTTGATTTAGTTCCATCCTGACAGAACACTGTTTGATTTTCTCTTGATATATATGTCCTAAAAAACtacaaattgacaaaaaaaaaaaacttcactaATCACTCCTATAAAAGCATGACTTGCCGCTTTCTCTCTATGAAATAAGTCTGTCCGTATAATTCGTCTCCACGTGTCAATTCTTAATTGGGTCACACTTCCATTATTATGGCTTCCACTACATGCAAGGCAAATAAACTCTCAACAACTTCTCCATGTAACAAAACTCCTTTTAATTCACTCCGCGTCTCGCAAGTAGAACCACTAGTACACAGCCGGTGCTGCTGTTCGGCGATTAACCGGTGAAAAGAATGGACAATTTACTGAAGGATTTTGAAGTGGAACACAAGAATCCATCGGAAGTCGCCTTAAGAAGATGGAGAAAAGCTGTTTCTATTGTCAAAAATCCTAGCCGGCGTTTCCGCATGGTCGCCGATCTCGATAAACGATCTGAAGCGGAAGGCAAAAAGCGGAGCATCCaggtttctttttaatttacgCGTGTTTTATCTTGTGGTTGCTCCATAACGGAAACTTAATAGctgtttcttcttttgattcgAAACTGGCTGTGGCTGAGGTTTTACTTGTGGGTCCCACATGCTAATTGCTGGATTTCTTGGCCAATGAGTTGCTTACACGTTAactgtttttcttcttgaaatGCTGACGTGGAATTTCTTGAGTTTTCTAGGCcagtttttgagtttttgcGGTGGATTTACGTCAGTGCCCTcagcattttgtttttcaaatgaaatgaaCTTGATCCATTTCAAGAAATATATGGCCACCAATATTTTCTCCATCAAAAAAATTTGtgttcataaatattaatatttaaaaagagataaatagaaaaaatgaagaaaaataggaaaaaaaacccacatcCAATCTTACTTAATCTTACTAAAGTGAAaagaattcttttatttatgtgtgtttcttttttactgCTAGTGCCTACTAGATATTGTAataacttctattttttatagggttttttataaaaataaattattaaataaattatttttatatggtttccctaatgataaaattattaaaacaatttgatttttgcATTGCCAAGAAAAGAAGTTTCCTGAAAATTCACTTTACCTTCCCCAAACCAAAAGTATAAATTCAATGATGTACGGTGGGTCTAGAATACATAATCAAATCTCAAAATTGAGACTCGGGTTTTGGAGCAGACTGATCATTAAGCCAGGTttgaaatctatattttttaataagggtaattattttttattcaatttggttttcataaaaaaaaaaaaaaagtaaccagactaaattttttttttttaaaactgaaatcgaacaaaaaccggttcaaatcgaccggtttcggtttggttttttaggacaaaaaccggttcaaaccggtttatcttggttttttctggttttgcttggttttttcagtttgactcggtttttttcccattttttcggtttgggttcggttcagttttttcggtttcagacttataaaaccgaaaccgaacctgtcggttttttttaattttaatcggttttttttcacggtccaatttttttagttatttttttttaattttcttgatttttcagtttttttctcacctATAACTTTTCAGTATTTTAGGTTTTCATGACAGAGATGGCTTATTTGAATCGTTTTTTAAAGAAGTATATAAGAATGGGTGTCTCAACGTCATTCTCCCGTGATCTTTGCCCCACTTGATAccattgccttttttttaaaattaattgtcatTTGTTGCTTCGAATCTGCTGTCCATTTATTGATTCAATTGCAGTCTTATTccaagtttattattttatttcagggtctaattatatttttaggtgttttttaaaattaattttgacttgaaaaaatattaaaatattaaattattatttttttctaatagttttaatatattattgtaaaaaagctgatttatttgatatatttaaaataaaaaactatttttgtgtCCTGAGCTCACCAAATGACATTACGTCTACaatctattattgttgtttttatattctGATACAATATTATGAATGCGGTGTAGACGCGCGTGGCCTGCAGAAATACTTGATAGCATAACGTCGTCGTTCCCTTGTCACATGACGATCTGTTGTTTTCAAGCTCCATCATTTTCTTTCGTAATTCTAGTTTCCACAAGCTTTTATAAACTTCcattttttaagtgaattttaaaataagagatataaataaatattattattatttttttctaaaacagtAAGTCAACTACTATTTTATCGTATAAAATGTTCATTCTTGTATCTTAATAGATGGACTAATAAGATGTCCACTGACTAGCTTGCCTAGTGCATGCTCTCGTTTGACAATTTTTTGATGATGctggagatatttttttatttagtttaggaagtcttctaattttttaacttttaacaaggagtcctaaaattaaaatatagcagcaaaataataaatagtttattgaaaaataatataaattatatttcgaGACTTTACTcagtaatttaagtttttgagttgagatagttctttgatatGGTGTCAGATTCATGTtgatcaagtttttaaaattaataatacaagatagtttaagtttatataaattttgagcctaaaatatttttatttaaagaggtttttatttgtttatttacacACCCTAAAtcgaataaaatagaaaaatctaaaagtcTAAATTCAACAACAAAGCTTAAACTCTAGTTTAACTACTAAATAATgaatgttaattaatatttttaaataataaaatctagaaCAATCATAAGTACTCAATTTCCATTGTTGAAGTAGCGAAAACTCCATGAAAGTTCATAGCGTGAAGAAACTTTTTGACAAAGACCTTCCATCTTTCTTTAATTAAGAAGTCAATGTTCTTCTGAACTATAATACTGAGCTTGGAATGAACAAACAACAAAGTCAACGTGATCAACCTACCTCCTCTTCGGATTCTTCGAAGAGAGaatcatcaaattatttttttgtataagatTCGTTGCCTCAACTTCTCCATCCGCAAAATCACACTCATCTCTTGTGTAAGCATGATCACAATTCTATCTTAATTAAAGAAGTAACATTGTTAGTTTAAAGAAGAAACATTGTTAGTAACTTGCGTCACTGATTAATAAAGatgctgtttgtttttgtattttaaaaatattttagaaaaaaaatgattttttttattttttttgttttaaattaattttttgatgttttaatatatcgatatcaaaaataattttttaaaaataaaaataaaataattaatttaatatatttataaataaaaaaacattttaaaaaataaatactactaTTCTCTTAAATACCCTCATCAGAGATGAATATACGAGAATCTAAGCAGCAAGAGTAAGGTGGGCTCCCTTCTCCGTTGTTTAAGGATTATACTTCTCCATTCATTATTATATTCtctatgatatttaaaatattgtcCTTGAGCAAGAGTAGTCGTATACATTCCTTTTCCTCCCAAGCCggcaactgtttttttttttttccgaactGATAACGTGGACGGgaacaatctttt of Populus trichocarpa isolate Nisqually-1 chromosome 16, P.trichocarpa_v4.1, whole genome shotgun sequence contains these proteins:
- the LOC7483964 gene encoding protein NLP2, whose translation is MDEHSSSSPNSTFGIFSGNPMNWDLMDEILYQGWAENDGEFSFLQQGPSISNVLYDHPSLYMPFMGSNNLSIASNQQDYQEETERHCHGNPPLDYPKSMELLQTEPQVEDSVDTSTSLLHTTSYRVEAAGLGVEWQMVPRVNPLTSFSVKERAMQAIRYLKNCIQYKDSLIQIWLPVEKEGKKVLATIDQPYFVNPSCKSLASYRNVSVAYHFQVEGDAKFSVGFPGRVFLEKLPEWTPDVRLFRSEEYPRRDHAVQHNIRGSLALPLFKQGSETCLGIVEIVTTTEKITYRPELEDIRKALKAVDLRSSEDFCSPGVKTCNGLNQVAVPELSEIVKSVCKTYGLPLALTWALCSRQGKGGRQQFAEKSGACISTVDSACFLADRDFSGFHMASFEQYIFLGQGIVGRAFTTQKQCFANDITSFSKKDYPLAHHAKIFGLHAAIAIPMRSIATGLVEFVLELFLPIDCKDTEEQKKMWDLLPIAIQQVCWSLQVVMDTGLGNGENQSFESSPSKQPPLDESSWISRMVEAQKKSKSFCVTWGYPKEPKEEFKMITHWDESAVELDHKQVISELGQLQQNSRTNSNTEGDGVSSAFGRHLSFGSRKTGKKRRTKTDIQTISLEVLRQYFAGSLKDAAQSLSVCPTTLKRICRQHGITRWPSRKIKKVDHSLRKLQQVIDTVQGAKGAIQIESFYSAFPELSSTKLSSHAPSSSFRRSDSSKHFDSPPDDTIFSGTTSKSHSSPCSRSSCSSNCCSARAQQHAATVITGSSNGNGGLPAETSNGVLKRTSSSELAEFYSLNNEVEPDFLSRSYIHKTRTINEQIHQSLLETPPQFGQNRRGGDVFRVKAIFGVEKVRLFLQPNWGLRELQQEIGKRFKIDDFTGIGLKYMDDDGEWIRLTRDDDLEECKETHKFCQSNTIKLSLYKYSTAFGCRGSC